GGCAATAGGTATTAGGCCAGACCTTTTTTGGCCAGTCTCCAATGGAGCTGGTCAGTTCAGCAGAAAATACAATCCACTGCTTTCTGGCAGTGATTTCCTCTTAAATTTGCTGGCTTAGCAGAGATGAATAGCTAAGCTACCTTGGTATTTCTAATATACCCTCATAGTTTCCTATCTTGTTTCATAGAGATGCCTTACATATTGCAAATACTGACTTCAAACTGTGTaacagcagagagctgctgaaaaatgtgtttagCAGTACTTGCAGAGTTAAATGAACTCTCcctgttcccttctctgctcAGGTTCTCCAAATCTAAGAACAAGGCCACCCCCACGAAGAGAGTCCAGTCTGGTGTGTATTGGTTTATGGTTTATCTTAGCAGTGGGTAGGTGTCTGGGTGCTTTGTGAGACTTTGTGCAGCTGTACAAGGTGGGAGGGATCCTTTATTTACATGCCTGTTCGTTTCATTGTTTAAGTGTTGAGCAGACCTCAGGACATCCTATAGTAATGATAAATCAGGttttctgttattaaaaatattgccCCAACTAATCAGGTCAGAAGGGAGACTGTGATGAAGCTGCTGTGTTCTGTGCATGGGCGTTAAACCTTGTTTGACTGACTCAGAAGGTTAAAATTTCCTCTGGGTGTCGGCTTATCCCAGGATGAAATTTCTGACCTTCTGTTGTCTTAAGCCACTGGGAATGTGTCCCCTCCTTCCATTGCTGCCACCTTTGAGGTAGCTAAGCTTCACTCCTGTGCGTGTTTGAAGTGGCTCGGAATCCTATGGAAGGATGAATGCTGCAGGAACAGACCCCCTATGATTTCTTATCCCCAAGGCTAGAATCCTGCAATTTTGTATCAATTTGAGATTAGAACTGTCATCTTCAATAGGAACTAGTTAGTAgtgtatttatataaaaaccATGCTAATGGCTTGTTTATCTAGGCGATACATAGTGTTTAATCTTTGCTGTACCCTTTATGAGCAGTAAGTGACTTGTAATTTTTCTGTCACCAGAGATGCTTCTTAACAAACTATATGAAGAGCATATTAgcattttcttcctatttttcttcacattatTTTCAATTAGACTTTGTTTTGGCAAGACTATGACACTTAATCCCATGCTAAAAATAACAGTGATATTATATGTGAAAGCCTGAGCATATCTGCTGTTTCTAATTATCTTCATTTAATCCAAACCATCGTATTATCTGAAGGCATTTTATTATGCTGTGCTTCTGCTGTATTTCAGCATTTATAGTGCAGAAACATCCAATTACAACATTGTTAGACATGGTTCCTAAGGTGCAGAGATGCATTCTCTGTGAAATGCCACATGCTGTGTGTGATGAAACGTCAACTCTTACTTACAGAAAGGGTATCTTAGAaatggaggagcaggagaataAAGAACAGTATGTGATTTGCCCTTCTCCCATTGATGACTTGGGATTATTTTGTGTCTTTGTCTGTCCTGTATTTGTCTGACCTGTGGTTCTTTCACAGAACCCTAAGTAGTGAAGTATAGAAGCTGTGCAGCTTCACCGTCATCTAACTGCCCTGCAGATGAGCACTGTGCTAACCTGAAAagcttttaatattaaaattccTGAAAGGACCGTTTTCCCATTTATCACCTGCAAAAATAATTGTAGCAAATTCTAGAATGTGGCAGCTTAATGTAAAGGCACTTAGCTTTTAGAGAAGTCTGATATGCTGCCAGACTGGCTGTAAATGCAGTGTCCCACTTCTCATAGAGCCTTTACAGAGGTTGTTGGGATTGAGTAGAGGGTTGTTGGGTCTGTTGTGGGGAGAAACTGGAATTGTTTTGATCAAGCAGTAAAGTCCTTCACTTCCAGCACTTTAGCTGGGCAAAGCTAGGAGGTTTGTGATGTTATCCGTGTTTCTTGCTACAAGAGATGCCCATTAGTTCATATTGCTGACTAATTCAGGTTGTTTTAAAAGTCCAGCAGCAGATTAAGAGCAATAATTCATTAggattacattttaaaatagcataTTTAATGATAGTCAGAATCTGTTAGGGGTCTGTTGTAATGCAGTTTTCTGCAGTTGTGGCATGTCATCCAGAACTGGGTCTTTCTGGACAAAATCTCAGCCTAAATGGGCTGCTCTTAGTATGACTGCAAGTGGCAGCTCACACTTCATCACCCACAAGTAAAACATTTTACTATTCAGGTAAAGATTGTTGCAGTTTTAATAGTTGGTAAAGGTGGCATGAGCAGGGCTTAGGTTGAAAGGCTTTTCTCGTTTAGCCCATATCAATGCATCAGTTCCCACTCTGGAGAACTGGGCAGTTACCATTAGGAAGTAGCACAAGCAAGAAGGAAGAGTCTTAGTGaataaaatcaggatttttttcatacTGCTGTTTAGCTGACTGTTTCTTTGGTTTAAATGAACAAAGCATCCTATTTGCCGTAGGGTTTTCAGTTACCCAAGCCACCAGAGCCACCCTCCGTGGAAGTTGAATATTACACCATTGCTGAATTCCAGTCATGCATCTCTGATGGCATAAGCTTTCGTGGAGGACAaaaagctgaggtgagccttAACAATGTATCTGGAAAAATTGTAATATTTATCTTTTGCATAGGAGTGGATTGGAAGGGGAGGAGTGGGAAGCAGTGAGTTGAGATTTTTGTCTAAGTAACATGTTCCCTGTTACCTCTTAGGTGATTGAAAAGAATTCTGGTGGCTGGTGGTATGTGCAGATTGGAGAGAAGGAAGGGTGGGCTCCAGCATCTTACATTGACAAGAGAAAGAAACCAAATCTGAACAGAAGAACCAGTACTTTAACCCGCCCAAAGGTTcctcccccagcacctcccagtaaACCAAAAGACTCTGAAGAAGgaacagctcctggagcagtttCTTCAGGAGACACCCAGGACTCTCCCCACAAGCTGAAATATGAAGAACCTGAGTATGATGTGCCTGCTTTTGGCTTTGACTCGGAGTGTGAAGTGAGTGAAAGTCACCATGAAGACAGCACTCCTGAAAAACGACTGTTTCAGCCCCTCAAACCCTCACCTGTGTCATCACTTCAGAAAACTAAGTTCAAAGTAGGAGAGTCTTCAGAAGAAGTTGCTCACGAAGAAGAAACCATCTATGAGAATGAGGGGTTCAGGCGTTATGTGGAAGATGGTTTGTCCAATAAGGAATCTAGTGGGGATTCTGATTCACAGAAAAGCTCCTCTCTGTCCTTGATCCGAAGGAATTCTCCGTGTTCCAGCTCTCCTAAATCATCACTCGTGAAGCTCAAGACAGACAAAAACATTCAGCCTGATCTTGGAAAGTGTCACTATTCCAGGAGTGAGGAGACAAAACCAAGATCAGCTTCAGATGTTGGCTTACGTAGTGTGCCAAGAACAGGCATGAAGAAAGATCCCGGGCAGAGTCCTTCCATCAGAGCAAAGCCAATCGTTAGGCCCAAACCCTTCCTGAGCAAGGCAGACTCCCAGAGCCAAGAAAAGATGGATATTAGCACTTTAAGGCGTCAGCTGAGGCCGACTGGGCAGCTCAGAGGTGGGCTCAAAGGTTCAAGAAGTGAAGAGTCTGCAAGCCCCCCCTGCACAGCTTCTGAGAGCCAGGATGACCCTGTTCGGAGAAGCTCGGCTGATCTCATCACAGCTCCTTCCCGTGGCCTCTTCTGCTCCAGCCATACTGCCAAAACTGAGCAAGAAAATGACTCCAGATGTTTCTATGTGACCACTGACTCATACCAAAAGGTACAGGattctgaaatttgctttcCAGCAGGAGTAGAAGTGGAAGTGCTGGAAAAGCAAGCCAGTGGATGGTGGTACCTGAAGTATGGAGACATGGAAGGCTGGGCTCCTTCCCATTATTTGGCTCTCCCTGATAACCAGCAAGAAACTACATCAGCAGAGACTGATTCCTCTTTTGCcaggaacaggaaaaatgaaaacaagtcaAACAGTTTAGAGAAGATAGAGAAGAGGGTTCAGGCTTTGAACACCATCAACCAGAGCAAACGTGCAACACCACCCATCCCAAGCAAACCTCCTGGCGGCTTCTCGAAAGCCTCAGGCCCAGTTAAAATGAGGAATGGTGTGAGGCAGCTCGCTGTCCGTCCGCAGTCAGTGTTTGTGTCTCCACCACCAAAGGACAACAACCTGTCGTGCTCCTTGCGGAGAAATGAGTCTCTAACAACTACAGATCAGCTTAGGAGCGTCCGCAGGAATTCCTCCTTCAGCAAcgcctgggcacagcctggtgaCACGAAGGGAAAGCAGCCGGAGCGGCcgggcacagagagctctgagAGCACCTCCAACCTCCCCACGCAGAGGAATGGGATCCCTGTGTCCACAGTCAGGCCAAAGCCCATCGAGAAATCCCAGTTCATCCACAACAATCTCAAGGACATCTATGTTTCCATTGCAGACTATGAAGGGGACGAGGAGACTGCGGGGTTTCAGGAAGGTGTCTGCATGGAGGTGCTCGAAAGGAACCCAAACGGCTGGTGGTACTGCCAGATCATGAATGGTGTGAAGCCATTCAAAGGCTGGGTGCCCTCAAAttatttggagaaaaagaacTAATATTGCAATATCTTTAACCTCCCTAATTTATACTGTTCCTGCTGTGtacatgtggaaaaaaacaattgCTACACAAAAAGACGTTTCCCTGTGCTACAGTTTGTACAAAGGAGTCTCTAAGAGGACAAATCTGCCATGTTCTGGAGAGGTTTGTGGGGTTTACGTGTTCTAAGCAACTACAAGGAAGATGCAGCATAGTCAAATGCCTTTTTGTGAAGTTGTTAATAATCTTGTATATGTAACAGGGTATGACATCCCATCCTTCCCATTATTGATAGGAAACCAAATGTGTGCCTTTTGTGAGAGAAATACACATGCATCTACCTGGGGAGTTCTGTGCCAAACTGTTTTACAATCTTGGCTCcctttctcctcattttcctcaTATGTGGAATACCCAAGAATACCCAAGAATTTTGAATGCTTTTCCACAACTTACAGAGTGAGAAGCAAATGCAAGTTTCTGAAACATGGAGGGACTCTAATCCTTTGgagatgttctttttttttttttcttttttttttttccactatgctCAGCAGTTGGTAGGTCCAGAGTTGGAGCCTTTTCATCATGGAGAGTTTTGGTGTCTGTCTTCAGTGTTGTTACAGATAACTCACCAGAAAAGGCCATCAGGTGGTGTGGGTTGggggctttttgtttcctttcattctGTCTCGTTCTTTGAGTTGGGATTTCAGGTGTTCAAGGGCAGTGATGCCTACTGGTG
The window above is part of the Catharus ustulatus isolate bCatUst1 chromosome 8, bCatUst1.pri.v2, whole genome shotgun sequence genome. Proteins encoded here:
- the SH3PXD2A gene encoding SH3 and PX domain-containing protein 2A isoform X1, with product MLSYSVLDANVVDVEKRRNPSKHYVYIINVTWSDLTSQIIYRRYSKFFDLQMQLLDKFPIEGGQKDPKQRIIPFLPGKILFRRSHVRDVAVKRLKPIDEYCRALVRLPPHISQCDEVFRFFEARPEDLNPPKEDYGSSKRKSVWMSSLSETPKKSVTPGADASSEPMILEQYVVVSNYEKQENSEISLQAGEVVDVIEKNESGWWFVSTAEEQGWVPATYLESQNGTRDDSDINTSKFGEVSKRRKAHLRRLDRRWTLGGIVNRQQSREEKYVTIQPYASQGKDEIGFEKGVTVEVIQKNLEGWWYIRYLGKEGWAPASYLKKAKDDLPSRKKNLTGPVEIIGNIMEISNLLNKKSSTDKESQVENESAETHITKKEISLPILCNDSNGNAMMTSDKQASKLAQGSPAIARIAPQRAQISSPNLRTRPPPRRESSLGFQLPKPPEPPSVEVEYYTIAEFQSCISDGISFRGGQKAEVIEKNSGGWWYVQIGEKEGWAPASYIDKRKKPNLNRRTSTLTRPKVPPPAPPSKPKDSEEGTAPGAVSSGDTQDSPHKLKYEEPEYDVPAFGFDSECEVSESHHEDSTPEKRLFQPLKPSPVSSLQKTKFKVGESSEEVAHEEETIYENEGFRRYVEDGLSNKESSGDSDSQKSSSLSLIRRNSPCSSSPKSSLVKLKTDKNIQPDLGKCHYSRSEETKPRSASDVGLRSVPRTGMKKDPGQSPSIRAKPIVRPKPFLSKADSQSQEKMDISTLRRQLRPTGQLRGGLKGSRSEESASPPCTASESQDDPVRRSSADLITAPSRGLFCSSHTAKTEQENDSRCFYVTTDSYQKVQDSEICFPAGVEVEVLEKQASGWWYLKYGDMEGWAPSHYLALPDNQQETTSAETDSSFARNRKNENKSNSLEKIEKRVQALNTINQSKRATPPIPSKPPGGFSKASGPVKMRNGVRQLAVRPQSVFVSPPPKDNNLSCSLRRNESLTTTDQLRSVRRNSSFSNAWAQPGDTKGKQPERPGTESSESTSNLPTQRNGIPVSTVRPKPIEKSQFIHNNLKDIYVSIADYEGDEETAGFQEGVCMEVLERNPNGWWYCQIMNGVKPFKGWVPSNYLEKKN
- the SH3PXD2A gene encoding SH3 and PX domain-containing protein 2A isoform X2, translated to MLSYSVLDANVVDVEKRRNPSKHYVYIINVTWSDLTSQIIYRRYSKFFDLQMQLLDKFPIEGGQKDPKQRIIPFLPGKILFRRSHVRDVAVKRLKPIDEYCRALVRLPPHISQCDEVFRFFEARPEDLNPPKEDYGSSKRKSVWMSSLSETPKKSVTPGADASSEPMILEQYVVVSNYEKQENSEISLQAGEVVDVIEKNESGWWFVSTAEEQGWVPATYLESQNGTRDDSDINTSKFGEVSKRRKAHLRRLDRRWTLGGIVNRQQSREEKYVTIQPYASQGKDEIGFEKGVTVEVIQKNLEGWWYIRYLGKEGWAPASYLKKAKDDLPSRKKNLTGPVEIIGNIMEISNLLNKKSSTDKESQVENESAETHITKKEISLPILCNDSNGNAMMTSDKQASKLAQGSPAIARIAPQRAQISSPNLRTRPPPRRESSLLPKPPEPPSVEVEYYTIAEFQSCISDGISFRGGQKAEVIEKNSGGWWYVQIGEKEGWAPASYIDKRKKPNLNRRTSTLTRPKVPPPAPPSKPKDSEEGTAPGAVSSGDTQDSPHKLKYEEPEYDVPAFGFDSECEVSESHHEDSTPEKRLFQPLKPSPVSSLQKTKFKVGESSEEVAHEEETIYENEGFRRYVEDGLSNKESSGDSDSQKSSSLSLIRRNSPCSSSPKSSLVKLKTDKNIQPDLGKCHYSRSEETKPRSASDVGLRSVPRTGMKKDPGQSPSIRAKPIVRPKPFLSKADSQSQEKMDISTLRRQLRPTGQLRGGLKGSRSEESASPPCTASESQDDPVRRSSADLITAPSRGLFCSSHTAKTEQENDSRCFYVTTDSYQKVQDSEICFPAGVEVEVLEKQASGWWYLKYGDMEGWAPSHYLALPDNQQETTSAETDSSFARNRKNENKSNSLEKIEKRVQALNTINQSKRATPPIPSKPPGGFSKASGPVKMRNGVRQLAVRPQSVFVSPPPKDNNLSCSLRRNESLTTTDQLRSVRRNSSFSNAWAQPGDTKGKQPERPGTESSESTSNLPTQRNGIPVSTVRPKPIEKSQFIHNNLKDIYVSIADYEGDEETAGFQEGVCMEVLERNPNGWWYCQIMNGVKPFKGWVPSNYLEKKN
- the SH3PXD2A gene encoding SH3 and PX domain-containing protein 2A isoform X3; translated protein: MLSYSVLDANVVDVEKRRNPSKHYVYIINVTWSDLTSQIIYRRYSKFFDLQMQLLDKFPIEGGQKDPKQRIIPFLPGKILFRRSHVRDVAVKRLKPIDEYCRALVRLPPHISQCDEVFRFFEARPEDLNPPKEDYGSSKRKSGADASSEPMILEQYVVVSNYEKQENSEISLQAGEVVDVIEKNESGWWFVSTAEEQGWVPATYLESQNGTRDDSDINTSKFGEVSKRRKAHLRRLDRRWTLGGIVNRQQSREEKYVTIQPYASQGKDEIGFEKGVTVEVIQKNLEGWWYIRYLGKEGWAPASYLKKAKDDLPSRKKNLTGPVEIIGNIMEISNLLNKKSSTDKESQVENESAETHITKKEISLPILCNDSNGNAMMTSDKQASKLAQGSPAIARIAPQRAQISSPNLRTRPPPRRESSLGFQLPKPPEPPSVEVEYYTIAEFQSCISDGISFRGGQKAEVIEKNSGGWWYVQIGEKEGWAPASYIDKRKKPNLNRRTSTLTRPKVPPPAPPSKPKDSEEGTAPGAVSSGDTQDSPHKLKYEEPEYDVPAFGFDSECEVSESHHEDSTPEKRLFQPLKPSPVSSLQKTKFKVGESSEEVAHEEETIYENEGFRRYVEDGLSNKESSGDSDSQKSSSLSLIRRNSPCSSSPKSSLVKLKTDKNIQPDLGKCHYSRSEETKPRSASDVGLRSVPRTGMKKDPGQSPSIRAKPIVRPKPFLSKADSQSQEKMDISTLRRQLRPTGQLRGGLKGSRSEESASPPCTASESQDDPVRRSSADLITAPSRGLFCSSHTAKTEQENDSRCFYVTTDSYQKVQDSEICFPAGVEVEVLEKQASGWWYLKYGDMEGWAPSHYLALPDNQQETTSAETDSSFARNRKNENKSNSLEKIEKRVQALNTINQSKRATPPIPSKPPGGFSKASGPVKMRNGVRQLAVRPQSVFVSPPPKDNNLSCSLRRNESLTTTDQLRSVRRNSSFSNAWAQPGDTKGKQPERPGTESSESTSNLPTQRNGIPVSTVRPKPIEKSQFIHNNLKDIYVSIADYEGDEETAGFQEGVCMEVLERNPNGWWYCQIMNGVKPFKGWVPSNYLEKKN
- the SH3PXD2A gene encoding SH3 and PX domain-containing protein 2A isoform X4 — translated: MLSYSVLDANVVDVEKRRNPSKHYVYIINVTWSDLTSQIIYRRYSKFFDLQMQLLDKFPIEGGQKDPKQRIIPFLPGKILFRRSHVRDVAVKRLKPIDEYCRALVRLPPHISQCDEVFRFFEARPEDLNPPKEDYGSSKRKSVWMSSLSETPKKSVTPGADASSEPMILEQYVVVSNYEKQENSEISLQAGEVVDVIEKNESGWWFVSTAEEQGWVPATYLESQNGTRDDSDINTSKFGEEEKYVTIQPYASQGKDEIGFEKGVTVEVIQKNLEGWWYIRYLGKEGWAPASYLKKAKDDLPSRKKNLTGPVEIIGNIMEISNLLNKKSSTDKESQVENESAETHITKKEISLPILCNDSNGNAMMTSDKQASKLAQGSPAIARIAPQRAQISSPNLRTRPPPRRESSLGFQLPKPPEPPSVEVEYYTIAEFQSCISDGISFRGGQKAEVIEKNSGGWWYVQIGEKEGWAPASYIDKRKKPNLNRRTSTLTRPKVPPPAPPSKPKDSEEGTAPGAVSSGDTQDSPHKLKYEEPEYDVPAFGFDSECEVSESHHEDSTPEKRLFQPLKPSPVSSLQKTKFKVGESSEEVAHEEETIYENEGFRRYVEDGLSNKESSGDSDSQKSSSLSLIRRNSPCSSSPKSSLVKLKTDKNIQPDLGKCHYSRSEETKPRSASDVGLRSVPRTGMKKDPGQSPSIRAKPIVRPKPFLSKADSQSQEKMDISTLRRQLRPTGQLRGGLKGSRSEESASPPCTASESQDDPVRRSSADLITAPSRGLFCSSHTAKTEQENDSRCFYVTTDSYQKVQDSEICFPAGVEVEVLEKQASGWWYLKYGDMEGWAPSHYLALPDNQQETTSAETDSSFARNRKNENKSNSLEKIEKRVQALNTINQSKRATPPIPSKPPGGFSKASGPVKMRNGVRQLAVRPQSVFVSPPPKDNNLSCSLRRNESLTTTDQLRSVRRNSSFSNAWAQPGDTKGKQPERPGTESSESTSNLPTQRNGIPVSTVRPKPIEKSQFIHNNLKDIYVSIADYEGDEETAGFQEGVCMEVLERNPNGWWYCQIMNGVKPFKGWVPSNYLEKKN
- the SH3PXD2A gene encoding SH3 and PX domain-containing protein 2A isoform X5, which produces MDYGSSKRKSVWMSSLSETPKKSVTPGADASSEPMILEQYVVVSNYEKQENSEISLQAGEVVDVIEKNESGWWFVSTAEEQGWVPATYLESQNGTRDDSDINTSKFGEVSKRRKAHLRRLDRRWTLGGIVNRQQSREEKYVTIQPYASQGKDEIGFEKGVTVEVIQKNLEGWWYIRYLGKEGWAPASYLKKAKDDLPSRKKNLTGPVEIIGNIMEISNLLNKKSSTDKESQVENESAETHITKKEISLPILCNDSNGNAMMTSDKQASKLAQGSPAIARIAPQRAQISSPNLRTRPPPRRESSLGFQLPKPPEPPSVEVEYYTIAEFQSCISDGISFRGGQKAEVIEKNSGGWWYVQIGEKEGWAPASYIDKRKKPNLNRRTSTLTRPKVPPPAPPSKPKDSEEGTAPGAVSSGDTQDSPHKLKYEEPEYDVPAFGFDSECEVSESHHEDSTPEKRLFQPLKPSPVSSLQKTKFKVGESSEEVAHEEETIYENEGFRRYVEDGLSNKESSGDSDSQKSSSLSLIRRNSPCSSSPKSSLVKLKTDKNIQPDLGKCHYSRSEETKPRSASDVGLRSVPRTGMKKDPGQSPSIRAKPIVRPKPFLSKADSQSQEKMDISTLRRQLRPTGQLRGGLKGSRSEESASPPCTASESQDDPVRRSSADLITAPSRGLFCSSHTAKTEQENDSRCFYVTTDSYQKVQDSEICFPAGVEVEVLEKQASGWWYLKYGDMEGWAPSHYLALPDNQQETTSAETDSSFARNRKNENKSNSLEKIEKRVQALNTINQSKRATPPIPSKPPGGFSKASGPVKMRNGVRQLAVRPQSVFVSPPPKDNNLSCSLRRNESLTTTDQLRSVRRNSSFSNAWAQPGDTKGKQPERPGTESSESTSNLPTQRNGIPVSTVRPKPIEKSQFIHNNLKDIYVSIADYEGDEETAGFQEGVCMEVLERNPNGWWYCQIMNGVKPFKGWVPSNYLEKKN
- the SH3PXD2A gene encoding SH3 and PX domain-containing protein 2A isoform X7; the encoded protein is MDYGSSKRKSGADASSEPMILEQYVVVSNYEKQENSEISLQAGEVVDVIEKNESGWWFVSTAEEQGWVPATYLESQNGTRDDSDINTSKFGEVSKRRKAHLRRLDRRWTLGGIVNRQQSREEKYVTIQPYASQGKDEIGFEKGVTVEVIQKNLEGWWYIRYLGKEGWAPASYLKKAKDDLPSRKKNLTGPVEIIGNIMEISNLLNKKSSTDKESQVENESAETHITKKEISLPILCNDSNGNAMMTSDKQASKLAQGSPAIARIAPQRAQISSPNLRTRPPPRRESSLGFQLPKPPEPPSVEVEYYTIAEFQSCISDGISFRGGQKAEVIEKNSGGWWYVQIGEKEGWAPASYIDKRKKPNLNRRTSTLTRPKVPPPAPPSKPKDSEEGTAPGAVSSGDTQDSPHKLKYEEPEYDVPAFGFDSECEVSESHHEDSTPEKRLFQPLKPSPVSSLQKTKFKVGESSEEVAHEEETIYENEGFRRYVEDGLSNKESSGDSDSQKSSSLSLIRRNSPCSSSPKSSLVKLKTDKNIQPDLGKCHYSRSEETKPRSASDVGLRSVPRTGMKKDPGQSPSIRAKPIVRPKPFLSKADSQSQEKMDISTLRRQLRPTGQLRGGLKGSRSEESASPPCTASESQDDPVRRSSADLITAPSRGLFCSSHTAKTEQENDSRCFYVTTDSYQKVQDSEICFPAGVEVEVLEKQASGWWYLKYGDMEGWAPSHYLALPDNQQETTSAETDSSFARNRKNENKSNSLEKIEKRVQALNTINQSKRATPPIPSKPPGGFSKASGPVKMRNGVRQLAVRPQSVFVSPPPKDNNLSCSLRRNESLTTTDQLRSVRRNSSFSNAWAQPGDTKGKQPERPGTESSESTSNLPTQRNGIPVSTVRPKPIEKSQFIHNNLKDIYVSIADYEGDEETAGFQEGVCMEVLERNPNGWWYCQIMNGVKPFKGWVPSNYLEKKN
- the SH3PXD2A gene encoding SH3 and PX domain-containing protein 2A isoform X8, with the translated sequence MSICCCLFFRDYGSSKRKSGADASSEPMILEQYVVVSNYEKQENSEISLQAGEVVDVIEKNESGWWFVSTAEEQGWVPATYLESQNGTRDDSDINTSKFGEEEKYVTIQPYASQGKDEIGFEKGVTVEVIQKNLEGWWYIRYLGKEGWAPASYLKKAKDDLPSRKKNLTGPVEIIGNIMEISNLLNKKSSTDKESQVENESAETHITKKEISLPILCNDSNGNAMMTSDKQASKLAQGSPAIARIAPQRAQISSPNLRTRPPPRRESSLGFQLPKPPEPPSVEVEYYTIAEFQSCISDGISFRGGQKAEVIEKNSGGWWYVQIGEKEGWAPASYIDKRKKPNLNRRTSTLTRPKVPPPAPPSKPKDSEEGTAPGAVSSGDTQDSPHKLKYEEPEYDVPAFGFDSECEVSESHHEDSTPEKRLFQPLKPSPVSSLQKTKFKVGESSEEVAHEEETIYENEGFRRYVEDGLSNKESSGDSDSQKSSSLSLIRRNSPCSSSPKSSLVKLKTDKNIQPDLGKCHYSRSEETKPRSASDVGLRSVPRTGMKKDPGQSPSIRAKPIVRPKPFLSKADSQSQEKMDISTLRRQLRPTGQLRGGLKGSRSEESASPPCTASESQDDPVRRSSADLITAPSRGLFCSSHTAKTEQENDSRCFYVTTDSYQKVQDSEICFPAGVEVEVLEKQASGWWYLKYGDMEGWAPSHYLALPDNQQETTSAETDSSFARNRKNENKSNSLEKIEKRVQALNTINQSKRATPPIPSKPPGGFSKASGPVKMRNGVRQLAVRPQSVFVSPPPKDNNLSCSLRRNESLTTTDQLRSVRRNSSFSNAWAQPGDTKGKQPERPGTESSESTSNLPTQRNGIPVSTVRPKPIEKSQFIHNNLKDIYVSIADYEGDEETAGFQEGVCMEVLERNPNGWWYCQIMNGVKPFKGWVPSNYLEKKN
- the SH3PXD2A gene encoding SH3 and PX domain-containing protein 2A isoform X6, whose product is MSSLSETPKKSVTPGADASSEPMILEQYVVVSNYEKQENSEISLQAGEVVDVIEKNESGWWFVSTAEEQGWVPATYLESQNGTRDDSDINTSKFGEVSKRRKAHLRRLDRRWTLGGIVNRQQSREEKYVTIQPYASQGKDEIGFEKGVTVEVIQKNLEGWWYIRYLGKEGWAPASYLKKAKDDLPSRKKNLTGPVEIIGNIMEISNLLNKKSSTDKESQVENESAETHITKKEISLPILCNDSNGNAMMTSDKQASKLAQGSPAIARIAPQRAQISSPNLRTRPPPRRESSLGFQLPKPPEPPSVEVEYYTIAEFQSCISDGISFRGGQKAEVIEKNSGGWWYVQIGEKEGWAPASYIDKRKKPNLNRRTSTLTRPKVPPPAPPSKPKDSEEGTAPGAVSSGDTQDSPHKLKYEEPEYDVPAFGFDSECEVSESHHEDSTPEKRLFQPLKPSPVSSLQKTKFKVGESSEEVAHEEETIYENEGFRRYVEDGLSNKESSGDSDSQKSSSLSLIRRNSPCSSSPKSSLVKLKTDKNIQPDLGKCHYSRSEETKPRSASDVGLRSVPRTGMKKDPGQSPSIRAKPIVRPKPFLSKADSQSQEKMDISTLRRQLRPTGQLRGGLKGSRSEESASPPCTASESQDDPVRRSSADLITAPSRGLFCSSHTAKTEQENDSRCFYVTTDSYQKVQDSEICFPAGVEVEVLEKQASGWWYLKYGDMEGWAPSHYLALPDNQQETTSAETDSSFARNRKNENKSNSLEKIEKRVQALNTINQSKRATPPIPSKPPGGFSKASGPVKMRNGVRQLAVRPQSVFVSPPPKDNNLSCSLRRNESLTTTDQLRSVRRNSSFSNAWAQPGDTKGKQPERPGTESSESTSNLPTQRNGIPVSTVRPKPIEKSQFIHNNLKDIYVSIADYEGDEETAGFQEGVCMEVLERNPNGWWYCQIMNGVKPFKGWVPSNYLEKKN